The Nitrospira sp. CR1.1 sequence TTGCCGGGGGAGACACCTGCGCGAGGCAAAATGATCATTGTGGACCCGCGGCGAACATCGACGGTCGCCGTGGCGGAAGCGCATGCGGGAAAGGACAACGTCCTGCATCTGCAGATCAACAATGGCACCGACATTGCCCTCTGCAATGCGCTCTCACGCCTGATACACGAACAGGGCTGGCACGATCAGGACTTCATTACTCGACGGACAAACAACTTTTCGAGCTTCCAGCAGACAAATCTCGCACAGAGTCTCGACGAGGCGGTGCGGCTGACCGGCATCTCGAAAGCCCAGATGATGCAGGCGGCCGAATGGATCGCCAAACCCAAGGCGGCAATGGCACGACGCCGCACCCTCTTCCTGTACGAGAAGGGACTGATCTGGGGGCTGAAGAACTATGAAAATGTGGCGTCTGTCGTCGACCTTGCGCTGCTCACCGGCAACCTCGGTAAGCCTGGCACCGGCTGCGGTCGATTGGGCGGACATCAGGAAGGCTACAGTCGGCCGCCATATCCGGGGCAACGCCCGCCGGTCAATGTCGATGAAGTCGCCGTGAAAGGCGGAGCCTCCAAAGTGTTCTGGGTCGCCGGCTGCAATCCCGTGGGCGGAACCTTGAATGCGCAACAATTCCGCACCGCCCTCGCCCAACGTACCGCGCTCGTGAATCAGGCGCTCGATGCAACGAGCGGCGGCAGCCTCGACGACAAGGTGGCGGCCGTCATGGCCGCCCTCGACAAGGGAGGCCTGTTTCTTATCCTGCAGGACATTTACCCGACTGAGACCGCTCAGTATGCCCATCTCGTCTTACCCGCCGCACAATGGGGCGAGATGAATCTCACCTCAATCAACGGCGAACGGCGACTCCGGCTCTATCAGCAGTTCATGGACGCGCCAGGAATCGCCGAACCGGATTGGAAAATCATGGCGCGCATGGCGCAACGGCTAGAGTCCGCCTACCGTGCCGAAGGCAAGACGGAGATGGCCACTCGTTTTTCGGGATTCACCTGGACCAGCGACGAAGAGGTCTTTCGTGCTGCCGCTGCCGGCGTGAAGGGTGCGCAGGAAGACTATGGGGACACGACCTATGCCATGCTGCAGGCACTCGGCACAAACGGCGTGCAAACACCCGTACAGGGAATGAAGAACGGCATACCGGTCGGCACCACCCGCCTCTACATGGACGAGAAGCGGTTCACGTTTATTCCTTCAGCCTGGCCAGGCTTTCCCCCACAGATTCAGGCACTCATGAATGATAGCCGATATCCGTTCTGGGTGAACAATGGGCGGGCCAATCACGGCTGGCAAACCCTCTATGACGACGCCCGGAAACCCTATGTGATGGGCCGCGAACCGTTCCCGCACGTGGAAATTCATCCGCAGGATGCCCAACGCCTCGACATCGCCAACGGCGATCTGATCGAACTGTTCAATCCCTATGGAGCAGTCTCGGCGATGGCCGTCGTGACCGACTCGAATGCGCCAGGACATGTGTTTATGTTATTCGAGCACCCGAAAGGCTGGCTAAACAGTTTGACGACCGATTATGTCGACCCGGCAACCACGATCCCGTACTACAAGGGAACCAAAGCAGGCATTCGAAAAGTTGGACCCATGCCGGGGCTGAACGAGCACGTGACCTTTGTCCCGACGAATCAGGCTTAACGTGTCGCCTTCTGCACAGTCTCATGCCCACAGGTTCAGACGTCGTGCGGCGGACGTCGCGCGTGCCATCATGCTCGCCGCCTCCATCACCGGTTGCGCCACGATAGGACCCCCACCGCGAGTCATCCACGACACCAGCGAACTCCTCGTTCGCCTGCAACCGGCGCACACCTGTGCGGCCGGCTCGGAAGCAACGCCGTTTTCCCACCCCATTCAACTCAGTGGCCAGCAGATTCGGACGCTACTCGTCTCATTGCTCGCCCGCGAAAAGGTCGGGCTGCTCAACTCGTTTGTCCACGCTCACGGAACGCCGCGACTCTTTGCCGATGGCGACCTCGACCGGCTGACCCTCCCTATTCAGGAAGCATTTGCACTGGCCACTCCCGAAGAAGTTGTGGTGTTCCTGTTGACCGCACCCGCGTCCGACTCTCGCGGCATCGTCACGTCTGGCGCCTTGTCCATTCGAGGCGAGGTGCTGTCGATTGCCCTCTTTAATTTTAGACACCCGGTGCGCGCCAGCCTATCCGATGTCGGCGCCACCGATCGCCTCGGTGACGTGAGGGAGACGGTGCGGTACGCCAGGACGTCTCCCTGTGTTTCAATCGGAGAGCAGGATTTCGCCCTATTCTTCAAGGAGCCTGCCTATCAAAATCAGACCCGATCGGGGAGTCTGGTCCGATACCCGGAGCGAACGCTCTCAATTGCCTATGCGCCTTTTCTTTCGGACCATTCCCGGCCGGCATCACAAAAGGCCGACAGCGAAACCCGTCAGCCTCACTCTTCGAGCGAAAACGCGGAGCGCCAGACGATTGAGGACCTCACGCGCAGAATCGCAGAGCTTGAACAGGCCAACCGGGCCCTCGCTGCACCATCTCCAGACACGGCTGTTCCCGGCTCCCCACCCGATCCCCCCAAACCGGCCATCGACAGGACAGCTGCCACGGTTGGTGAAACGCAACAACGGCTCCTGGATCTGATCAAACAATTGGAAACGCGGATTGCCGAACTGGAACGCCAACGACAGGCGCCTTAGTCGCACTGAACACCGTGCCTCTCCGCCATCCGCACCTTCCTCACATCTTAAGTATTGCTCACACGTCCCCACTTTGTTAAGGTGACCCATCCGCATCTTCACCACCCCAAACAGGTAAACCACGCGATGGTCTGGGACCCTAAAGACCCTTGGAGCAAAAAGGGCGACGATTTGGATCAAGCCTTTAAGCAGGCCCAGGGCCAACTTCGTAACCTGCTGCCGACCGGCGGATTTCGCAATCTGCTCCTCGTTGCCCTCACCGTGTTCCTCATCTGGCAAAGCGCGTTTATTGTGGCTCCCGACGAAGAGGGCGTCGTCAAACGATTCGGGATCCCGGTTCGAGTCGTGGAACCGGGGCCACATGTGAAAATTCCTGTGGTCGAAAGCGTCTTGCAGCCCAAGGTGGCGAAGTTGCATCGGGTGGAAGTCGGGTTTCGCACCGATCGGCAGGGCCGTCAGCAGATGATTCCGCAAGAAGCCTTGATGCTGACCGGCGACATGAACATTCTGGCCATTGAATTCATCGTTCAATACAAGATCAAAAGTTCCCGCGAGTATTTGTTCAATGTCGCAGACATCGACGAGACGATCGGAAAGGCGGCTGAGGCGTCCATGCGGGAGGTCATCGGCAAGAGCAAAATCGACGAAGCCCTGACCACCGGCAAAGCACAGATCCAGAATGACACGCAGGAACTGCTCCAGCACATTCTAGATGAATACAAAACCGGCGTGCAGGTGGCCGCCGTCCAATTACAGGACGTCGATCCCCCGGAAGCCGTGGCCGCGGCATTTAAAGACGTGACCAACGCCAAAGAAGATCGCGAAAAACTCATCAACCAGGCCCAGGGCTATCGAAACGACATCACCCCTAAAGCCAAGGGAGAGGCAGCGCAGTTGGTGAATCAAGCCAAGGGTTATGCGCAGGCGCGATTGAATCGCGCCCAGGGAGAAGCTAATCGCTTCCTTGCCACCCTCAAGGAGTACAACCAGGCAAAAGACATTATCAGCAAGCGAATCTACATCGAGACGCTTGAAGACGTGCTTCCCCACATCGATAAATTCGTGATGGATGGCAAAGGCGGAGAGCGGACCCTGCCGTACCTCCCGTTGGATCGTTTCAATAAACCGGCCCCGGCCGGCGCGGCGCAGGAGCGTACCCCATGAGCAAGCAGGGATTTGCTATCGCCTTTGTCGGCATCGTCATCGGCTTGCTGGTTCTAGGCGCTTCACCCTTCTACATTGTCGACGTCACCCAGAATGCCATTGTGGTGCAGCTCGGCAAGCCGGTCCGAAATGTCACCGAAGGCGGCCTGTACCTGAAAGTGCCCTTCATTGAAGAGGTCACCTATTTCGATAAGCGCCTGCTGGACTATGATTCCAACGCGCAGGACGTGATCACGCAGGACAAAAAGACCCTTCTCCTCGATAACTTTGCCAAATGGCGGATCACCGATCCCCTCAAGGTCTACCAAGCCTTCCAAAGCCAGCGTGGCGCGCTGCAGCGTTTACACGACATCATCTATTCGGAGCTGCGAGTCGAACTGGGCCGACACGACCTGGCGGAAATTGTGTCGTCGACCCGGGCGCAACTCATGGCCGTGGTGACCCAACGCGCCAATGAAAAGGCGTCGGCGTACGGGATTGAGATTCAAGATGTGCGGATCAAGCGGGCAGACCTTCCCGAGCAAAACGAGAAGGCCGTCTTCTCACGTATGCAGGCGGAACGGGAACGGCAAGCCAAGCAATATCGCGCGGAAGGCGCCGAAGAAGCGCAGAAGATCAAGTCGGAAGCCGAGAAGGACCGGGAGATTATCCTTGCCGAAGCCTATCGCGAATCAGAAGAGCTTCGGGGCGGCGGCGATGCCAAGGCCTTCAAAATCTACGCGGATGCGTACCGCCAGGACCCGCATTTCTTTGAGTTCACGCGCACCATGGAAGCGTATCGCAAAACCCTCAAAGACAAGACCACGATCCTCGTCAGTCCCGACTCGGAATACTTCCGCTTTCTCAAACAACGCTAAGTTGAATCACGCCAGCCCAACGATCTCGCCGGACCGCGGATCGATATCGATGCGTTCACCGGCCGGTTTTTTCGGCAACCCCGGCATGAGTTGAATCCCCGAACACACGGCCGTGAGAAAGCCCGCACCGGACAGGATTCGCAACTCCTGGATAGGCACGGTAAAGCCGGATGGTCGCCCTTTGAGAGCCGGGTCATGGGAGAGCGACAACGGCGTTTTCGCCATGCAGATGGGAAACTGCTCGAATCCCAATCGCGCCGCCAATTCGATGTCCGTTTCCGCCTGAGTCGAATACGACACACCTACCGCGCCGTACATTGTCGCCGCAATGGTCTCGATCTTCTTCTTGATGGGCCAGGTTGCCTCATAGAGGTGCGTGAATTGTGATCCTTGCGCCGCGACCTTGACAACCGCACGCGCAAGTTCCTCCGCGCCTTTTCCGCCATCGGCCCAATGAGTCGACACGGCAGCCGACGAGGCCCCGGCAACCAGCGCGCGTTCGCACACCCAGTTCAATTCAGCGGTCGAATCATCCTTGAACGCATTGACCGCCACCACCACGGGCACACCGTGGGCTCGCACATTCGCAATGTGCTGTTCCAGATTGGCAAACCCTTTTTCCAGGGCGGCCTGATTCGTTCCCGTTAATCCCGATGGGAGCGGTGTCCCGGATTTCACTGTCCCCCCTCCCCCATGCAGCTTCAGGGCACGCAACGTTGCCACAACGACTCCGACATCGGGCCGAAGACCGGATGTGCGGCACTTGATATTGAAGAACTTCTCCGCTCCTAAATCGCTGCCAAAACCGGCTTCCGTAATGACATACTCCGCGCAACGGAGCGCCAACTGATCCGAGACAACAGAGCAATTGCCATGAGCGATGTTGCCAAACGGTCCGGCATGAACAAATGCGGGCGTGCCTTCCAAGGTCTGCACCAGATTCGGGAGCAAGGCATCCTTCAGCAACACGGCCATCGAACCGGCACAACCAAATGCCTCGGCTGTGGTCATGGCACCACTCTCCGTCAGACCAACAAGGATTCTGCCAAGGCGCTGACGCAGATCGGCATGATCCTTGGCCAGCGCTAACACCGCCATGATCTCCGACGCCTCGGTGATGACAAACTGCCCCGCTCGTGATCCCGTTTGCGCGCTCAGAATGATGTCGCGGAGCGCTCGATCGCTCACGCCCAGCGTGCGAGGCCAGCTAATTTTTTGTGGATCCAGCTTGAGCACATTGCCGTGAAAGAGGTGGTTATCCACAAACGCCGATAGCAGATTGTGGCTCGCCGAGACAGCATGGGCATCGCCGGTGAAATGCAGATTGATGTCCTCCATGGGCCATACCTGCGCTCGCCCCCCGCCTGTTCCTCCGCCTTTGATGCCAAACACCGGCCCCAGAGAAGGCTGCCGCAACGTAACAGCAGCTTTGTGGCCCAATCGACAGAGGCCCATGCTTAATCCGACGGAGGTCGTCGTCTTACCCTCCCCAAGCGGCGTCGGATTAATGGCCGTGACGAGGATATACCGCCCGAGCGGTCTCTTCGTCACTCGCGAAGCAAAATGGGGAGCAATCTTGGCTTTGTATCTGCCGTGAGGGATGAGATCTTCGGAAGAGATACCTAACGTTTGTGCGACTTCGAAAATATGCTTGTGAGTGGCAGATCGGGCTATTTCAAGGTCGGTCATACCATGTCTCCTCAAAGGAACGTCTTCAGAGCGCGCGAAGTATACCATGCCCCTCACCCGACTGATGACGCACAAAAACCTGCTCAGATGTGGTGAAGCAAAGAATGGATCGTGGGGCTATTGAAGATGGAATCGAGAAGATTGGACGTTACGGTAGAAGCGCGGAAGAGAAAACCCGAGGGATGGTGAAGACCTAATCGAGAATGAATTTCGTCGGATCAAGCGCCTGGCCGTTCTTCTTAATCATGTAGTGGAGATGTGGCCCGGTCGAAAGGCCGGTGCTGCCAACAAGAGCAACGACATCTCCGCGCTTCACGCGCTGACCTTCTTTCACCAAGGACTTGGCAAGATGCCCGTACACGGTTTCAATGCCATAGCCGTGATCCAGCTTCACCATATTCCCCATTTTTGAATCAAATGCTACCGTGACCACACGACCAAGGGCGGGAGCCTGGACTGGAGCATTCGCCTGGGCGCCGATATCAAGGCCATCGTGCCAGGCCGGCTTCTCCGTGAACGGCGAGACCCTGGGCCCAAAACCTGACGTCACCCAGCCGCGAACCGGCCAGATTGAGGGAGTGGAAGCCCACTGGGCGGAGCGCTGCTCGGCTATTTGTGTCAGACTTTGAAGGGCTTCTTCCTGTTGCGTGGCTTCCCGCACGAGGGCGTCTAAACTTTCGCGAACCTGCTGGGTCACCTCTTCAATGCTCTCGGTGGAGAACTCAAGATCGGATTGGTTGTTATCCCGCAGCTCCGATACCTGCTGCCTAGCCCCCGGCCCTGAAGCAGCCGGTCCATTTCCTTGAACACTGCTCTTTCCATCGGGCAGTGGACCATCCTCACCACCCCGTCCGTTAGCTAGATCGCCGACCGGCTTCGACGCATCAATCCCGAGCATGACCCGGAGCCGTTGATTGACCTCCCCCATAGCTGAAATTCTCTTCTTGAGATCATCGATTGCGGCAGAAAAGGCAGCAGTTTGCTCTCGTGCACCCATGGCCTCAGCTCGAAAGGCCGATAATTGCCAGACTTCTCCGGTTCGAATCACATAATGGGACACAACGAGCAGATCGGCCACAATCAGAATTGCAGCCAGGATCAAGAGCTTACGTACGAATTTCCGTGGAAAACTAAACCGTAGCGGCTTGGAGGAGGATCCTCGAAACACCACGACAGTATAGGCATCACTTGTTTCGGCCGTTTGTTGGCTCATAGGGCGCTCTCCCCTTCACGGATTCAGCTTCGTTGCAACCACGGACTTTTGCAGTGTACCCATCTCAAGTCCGATGGTCAACCCTTTGTTGCAAAAAGTTTATCATCAGAATCAACTACTTAGAAGTTTCACTCCTAATCCAGTTCAGGTAGGAGACCGAGCCCGCAATGACCGGCAACGCGATAATTTCGGGGACAGTATAGCTGTGGTGCTGCCGAATCGTCGCTTCAAGCTCTGAATATCGCTGTTGGGTTGTTTTAATGATCATCAAGCATTCATTCTCGACACTGATCTTGTCATCCCATCGGAAAATTGATCGCATCCCCCCCACTACATTGGCGCAAGCAGCAAGCCTGGATTCGACAATGATCCGTCCCATCTTCTCGGCTTCTTCATAGGTGGAGGCAGTCACCAACACCACGATCTCTGAACTTTGCGCATCCACATCTCCCCCGTCATCTTAAGAAGTTAAGCAAATTGCATGCCTATGCCAGCCACAGACAACCAATAACACGATACAAATCAACGTCTTACATACTATTCAGACCCAGTTCGAGGCACGATTCCTTGACCAATTCTAGGCAGGATTTGCACAAACAAGCAAAAAACGGCCAGTCTCACCATGCAGGATTTTCCCGCCCCTCACATTTAGAAAGCAAAACTCCCGCACGCTAATTGCCACTGCTCTTCTTCGGAGTGAAGCCTTCCGGCCTTGAGAGACACCCTCTAGCCAGACGCGGCCAGGGTTGACACCCCTTTTCCGGGTCCTTATGATCCGATCATCTCAGTATAGATGGAGGTCCGTCGATGAGCTTTACAATTACACCCACAGAACTCAAATCGAGGTTGGATAAAGGTGACAAACTTGTGCTCGTAGATGTTCGAGAGCCTTGGGAATACGCCATTGCCAAGCTGGAGGGTTCCGTCCTGGTGCCGCTGGCAACTCTTCAACAATCCCTTGGGAAATTGGACCGTAACGCCGAAATTATCGCCGTGTGCCACCACGGGATGAGAAGCGCGGATGCGACGGGGTTTCTGTTACAGCAAGGGTTTGGAAACGTGAAAAACCTGATCGGGGGAATCGATGCCTGGTCTGTCCAGGTCGACTCATCCGTCCCCCGCTATTAGCTCAGGAGATCAGCCAAGTCCATCTCTGAAAAATTCTACGGTTCGCCGCAATCCTTCCCGCAAGTCGACCCTCGGCTCCCACCCGAGCGTGCGTTGGAGTTTTGTGCAGTCAATGACGCTCCTTGCTTGCTCACCGCGTTTGGCCGGACCGTGCACTTCCTTGAATTCAACCTTGGTCAGGTCAACGACGACTCGGAAGAGGTCATTGACCGACGTCTCAATGCCGGTCCCCACATTGTACACACCCTCAACCTGAGGACCCATCGCCATCAAATTTGCCTCGACGACGTCCTCGACAAAGACGAAGTCACGGGTTTGGCGGCCATTCCCATTCACCACAGCTTGCTCCCCTCGCAGCATTTTCTGAATGAAAATGGCTACGACGCCCGCTTCGCCTTCAGGATCCTGGCGAGGCCCATAGACATTGGCATACCGCAAACTCACCACCTGAATGCCACTCATCCGGTGGTAGTAAGAGAGGTAATGCTCCCCGCATAATTTGCTGATTCCATAGGGGGAGAGCGGTTGAGTGATATGCGTTTCCGGTGCTGGAAAGGCCAGTTGTTCTCCGTAAATCGCCCCCCCGGATGACGAAAAGATAACCTTTCTCGCGCCATGTTTGGATGCCTGCTCCAAGACATTCAACGTCCCCAGCACATTGACCTGTGCGTCGAACAGAGGATCTTCGACTGAACGTCGAACATTCATCTGTGCCGCCAGGTGAAAGACCACCGAGGGCCGCTCATTGCGGAACACCCGCTCCAGTTTCGGATTCTCGATGTCCAGTTTGTAGAATTGCGCCGCCTTGGGAACGTTTTTTCGCTTGCCCGTTACAAGATTATCGACCACCACGACGTCGTGACCCTCCTGGAGCAACCGATCCACGACATGTGATCCGATAAATCCAGCCCCTCCGGTAACCAAGACTTTCATACGTCTCCTCGCCTCTCCTTCATCAGCCGTACTAACAACACCCGACTGCATCATCGAAACTCAGCCTACACCCTCTGCCCGCTTCCTCAAAGTGTTTTCGTCCTGATTTAGTCCCACGGGTCCCTATGGCCACGACCGCCATGCGAGACCGGCCCTACCAAAGTCAGTTCATATCTTGCGCCGAAACCAAGCGAGGAATTCGCGATTACCTTTACGGCCTTCGATCGGAGATTCCATGCGACCTGCCAGCTCCAATCCAAGACGCATCGCACAAGCCACAACCTTCTCCACCGTCGCCTCCCGCAACCCGTCATCCCGCACGATCCCTCCCCGCCCGACGAGCCCTTTCCCCACCTCAAACTGCGGCTTGATCAGCGTGATGATAGAACCAGCAGGGGTGAGATGGGAGATGACAGCAGGCAACACGAGGGTGAGTGAAATGAATGAGACGTCGATCACGATTAAATCGATCGGTTCAGCGATCGCGCCCGGTTCAAGATACCGGACGTTGGTCCGCTCCATCAGGACAACTCGTGGATCCTGCCGAAGCCGCCACTCAAACTGACCATATCCCACGTCCACCGCATACACACGAGTCGCCCCTCGCTGCAACAGACAATCGGTAAAACCTCCGGTCGAACACCCCACATCGAAACACACCATCCCGCTCGGGTCGATGTGAAATTGATTCAGCGCGCCGGCCAGCTTTTCTCCCCCGCGCCCGACATAGGGAGAGCCCGACCCGGTCACCTCCACCAGCGCATCCGGCAATGTCGGTTTTGCCGCCTTGTCGATGACGATTCCATCCACACGGACCAGACCGGCCAGGATCAGTCGGGCCGCATCTTCCCGGCTGGCGGCGAGACCTCGACTGACCAGCGCCCGATCAAGCCGTTCCCGTTGTGGACGAATTTTCTGGGTCATACTGTGAAGGAAGTTCGACGACGGCGGCCGCAGGCCGTCTAGCGGCCCGCGCATGGCTCGGACGGCTACTGTGGGTTCTCTGACTCATCCTCACCAGGAGAAAAGGCTTGAATGCGCTTTTTCCCGTCTTTCTCCTGCACCAAAATCTCCACCTTCCGTTCGGCGTCCTCCAACATTTTGAGACAGGTCTTGGACAACCGAATCCCTTCCTCGAAAATCTTCAACGAATCGTCGAGCGGAAGGTCTCCCTTTTCAAGTTCGGCGACGATCGTTTCCAATCTCGCCATCGCGTATTCGAATTTCACAGCAGCCACAACCACTCCCTTTGCTCATCCATTACCCGAAACATTATTGCCTGCGCCCCCGGTGCGGTCAAGGCATCGACGGGGGGACCACCTTTTCCACCTCACACACCAACTGTCCTTCGGCGAGTTTGATCTGAACAGCGTCTCCCACCGCCACATCGGCCGCCCGCCGCACGATCCTCCCGCCCGACATGGTACGAACAATGCTGAACCCGCGTTGCAAAATGCCTAACGGGCTGAGCGCGTCGAGCGCGGCTAGCTGTATCGCAACCGACTGCCGTCTGGACATGAGCCCGCGGCGGGCTTCCTGCTCCAAGCGCTTGCACAATTGGGGAATGACTACCAACGACCCCTGAATCCGATCGCGCGGGCCCTGCGCGATCAGAAGGTGGCGGCGTTCCACCATTTCACGATGCAACACCGTCAGCTGTACGGTCAATGCGCGCGTTAATCCGTCCCGAAGTTCATCGAGCCGCTGAGCCTGCGTCTGTATCCGAAAGCGCGCCTCGCCCAGGATGCTAAGCGACCGCTCAAACCGGTGCCGCTGCACCTGCAGCAGAGTGTCCACGAGACGGCGCAGACGACGGGCCAATTCATCCAACCGTTCCATGATCTCATCCAGCACGGGCACCACCGCCTCCGCTGCCGCCGAAGGCGTGGCGGCACGATGGTCCGCTGCAAAATCCGAGAGCGTCACATCGATTTCATGCCCCACAGCGGAGACTACCGGTACCCTGGACCTGGCGATGGCACGAACCACCGCTTCTTCATTAAACGCCCCCAAATCTTCCGAAGCGCCGCCGCCACGTCCGACAATCAGCACCTCCACCTGCGGCATTGCACTCAATACGCTGATCGCCGCGGCAATCTGCGCGCCCGCGCCTTCGCCCTGAACCGGAACAGGGGCGATAAGAATATTGACGACGGGGCAACGGCGTCGAAGCACCGCCACAATATCGCGGATCGCCGCCCCAGTCAGCGAGGTGACCACGCCTACTGTCCTTGGAAATGACGGCAACCTCCGTTTGCGCGACTCATCGAACAACCCCTCCTGAGACAACCGCTCCTTGAGCTGCTCGAATGCCAGTTGAAGCGCGCCGACTCCCTTCGGATCAAGGGACTCGACAATCAGTTGGTACTCACCGCGCGGCTCGTACACCGAGATGCGACCGCGCGCAATCACGGCCAGGCCTTCCTGCAGGGCAAACCGAAGCCGTAAGGCGCCGGACCGAAACAACACCCCGCGAAGTTGGCTCTGGCTATCTTTCAGCGTGAAATAGAGGTGACCGGAGGATGGCGCACGAAGATTCGAGATTTCCCCCTCGATCCAGACATCCTGAAATTGATCTTCCAGAGAATTCCGGATGAGCCGTGTCACATCGGACACAGAAAGCAGCAACGGCAACGTAAGGTTGTGCCCGGTCATATCTCACCGAGCGGAAGGGAATGATTCCGGGAGCAGGTCAATCCATCACTCGGATGCGTTCGATCGACACCGCTTTGCCAAGCGTGGCATCCAGATCAACGAGGACCGCACAGAACACCGTTGGCCCCGACGCCACCTCAAACCGGCGCGGCATCCCCGTGAGAAACTTTTCGATGGCCAATTCTTTCTTGATGCCGATCACCGAATGCAATGGACCGGTCATGCCAATATCGGTGATGTAGGCCGTTCCCTTTGGCAAAATTTGCTCATCCGCCGTCTGCACGTGAGTATGGGTTCCCGCCACGACGGTGACCAACCCGTCCAGATAATGTCCCATCGCCATCTTTTCAGAAGATGCCTCGGCATGCATATCGACGACAATGGCCGACACCTGCGTCTTGAGCTGCTCGACCTCGCGTTTTGCAACCTGGAACGGACAATCGATCGTTGGCATAAATGCTCGACCCATGAGATGGAGAATGCCCAGCGACTCCCCGCCCGGCGTCGTAAAGATGTAGCTGCCCCGTCCGGGCACCC is a genomic window containing:
- the xseB gene encoding exodeoxyribonuclease VII small subunit, producing MAAVKFEYAMARLETIVAELEKGDLPLDDSLKIFEEGIRLSKTCLKMLEDAERKVEILVQEKDGKKRIQAFSPGEDESENPQ
- a CDS encoding TlyA family rRNA (cytidine-2'-O)-methyltransferase, which encodes MTQKIRPQRERLDRALVSRGLAASREDAARLILAGLVRVDGIVIDKAAKPTLPDALVEVTGSGSPYVGRGGEKLAGALNQFHIDPSGMVCFDVGCSTGGFTDCLLQRGATRVYAVDVGYGQFEWRLRQDPRVVLMERTNVRYLEPGAIAEPIDLIVIDVSFISLTLVLPAVISHLTPAGSIITLIKPQFEVGKGLVGRGGIVRDDGLREATVEKVVACAMRLGLELAGRMESPIEGRKGNREFLAWFRRKI
- a CDS encoding NAD-dependent epimerase/dehydratase family protein, with product MKVLVTGGAGFIGSHVVDRLLQEGHDVVVVDNLVTGKRKNVPKAAQFYKLDIENPKLERVFRNERPSVVFHLAAQMNVRRSVEDPLFDAQVNVLGTLNVLEQASKHGARKVIFSSSGGAIYGEQLAFPAPETHITQPLSPYGISKLCGEHYLSYYHRMSGIQVVSLRYANVYGPRQDPEGEAGVVAIFIQKMLRGEQAVVNGNGRQTRDFVFVEDVVEANLMAMGPQVEGVYNVGTGIETSVNDLFRVVVDLTKVEFKEVHGPAKRGEQARSVIDCTKLQRTLGWEPRVDLREGLRRTVEFFRDGLG
- a CDS encoding exodeoxyribonuclease VII large subunit; this encodes MTGHNLTLPLLLSVSDVTRLIRNSLEDQFQDVWIEGEISNLRAPSSGHLYFTLKDSQSQLRGVLFRSGALRLRFALQEGLAVIARGRISVYEPRGEYQLIVESLDPKGVGALQLAFEQLKERLSQEGLFDESRKRRLPSFPRTVGVVTSLTGAAIRDIVAVLRRRCPVVNILIAPVPVQGEGAGAQIAAAISVLSAMPQVEVLIVGRGGGASEDLGAFNEEAVVRAIARSRVPVVSAVGHEIDVTLSDFAADHRAATPSAAAEAVVPVLDEIMERLDELARRLRRLVDTLLQVQRHRFERSLSILGEARFRIQTQAQRLDELRDGLTRALTVQLTVLHREMVERRHLLIAQGPRDRIQGSLVVIPQLCKRLEQEARRGLMSRRQSVAIQLAALDALSPLGILQRGFSIVRTMSGGRIVRRAADVAVGDAVQIKLAEGQLVCEVEKVVPPSMP
- a CDS encoding TIGR00282 family metallophosphoesterase, translated to MKVLMIGDIMGEPGRRSVARLLPKLIANHSIDVVVGNGENVAGGFGITPDLVDDLFDLGVSVITTGNHAWDKKEILDVFPREPRLLRPANYPAGVPGRGSYIFTTPGGESLGILHLMGRAFMPTIDCPFQVAKREVEQLKTQVSAIVVDMHAEASSEKMAMGHYLDGLVTVVAGTHTHVQTADEQILPKGTAYITDIGMTGPLHSVIGIKKELAIEKFLTGMPRRFEVASGPTVFCAVLVDLDATLGKAVSIERIRVMD